Part of the Bdellovibrionales bacterium genome is shown below.
ACTTCATAATTACACGTCGATTCTCGCGGCGTTGGCGAGAGTCCTCCGGAGGGTTTTTAGGATTCACGTAAGCGGCTAATTCGGTTCCCTCGTGAAGGGATAGGATTCGAAAATCGGCGGGGGCGTCTCTTAGATTTTCGAGAACCTTTCGGTAATCGGAGTAATCGGCGCAAGGAGAACCCGCGGTTTCATTCTGCCCGTTTGCACAGCGGCGGACCGATAACATACCTATACTATTTTCAGTAGGACGCCCGCGATCTTCTCGCCCGTCCCCCTTCATACCCATCGCTGCGAATGCAATGCGAATTCCTTTATAGTTAATAATCTCGGGAGTTGTTGTCTCGCGAACCGACCCAATTCCAGAAAATGAAAACGGAAGTTGTTTCTCAATCCGACGGAGGTTTTTGTAGGATTCATTGAGACCTTCCTGTCCAAAATCGGTCGCATGATTGTTGGCCAGCGAAATCAAATTAAATCCTCTCTCGCGAACGAGGTACTCAAGACCCGCAGGATGACTTCGCTGACTGAATTTTTGATCCGTCGTTAAATCTCTTCGATCCGTAACAACACTCTCCATATTCAAAAAATTAAAATCATTATCGCTGGTGAGAGGCTTCAAACCCGCCGTCATCTCTTCCCACGTATAAAAACGCCCATAAGTCGCACCCCGGGGATTGACCTCGGTCACTCCGGTGCGAGACAACGAGACATCGCCCCCCATCCCGATCACGATTTCGTCAACGGCGGGCGCCGCGGCCCAAATTGGGCAGTCAGGTGTTAATAAACTGATCAACAGAATCATAAAAAGAGGGTGTTTCTTCATAAAACATAGGCAATACACTTTAAATGCCAAGAGGTTCGCCTGAAGCACCCGAGAATAAAAAAACCTGAGCAGGGGAAGGACTCCTTCTGCCCAGGTCTAAGCTGTCTTCCTGGCCACACCTTAACCATACGAAGACAACCAAATCTCATGTTGTGTTTGTCGTACAATTCATAACCGATCTTATCTAGTGCATATCGATAATGACTTTAATGCAGTCATCTTTTTTATCGTTAAACGTTTTGTACGCTTCGGGACTTTGATCGATTTTTATCTTATGAGTGATCACAAATGACGGATCGATCTCTTCATTGAGAATTCGATCGAGCAAAGGCTTCATATATTTCTGAGTGTGAGTCTGACCCATCTTAAACGTCAGCCCCTTTCCGAAAGCCGCGCCAAAAGGGACTTTGTCGAGGAGACCACCGTAGACGCCGGGAATCGATACGGTTCCCCCCTTGCGACAGCTTTGAATGGCTTGGCGTAGAGCATCGGGACGATCGGTCGCCATAAAAGTGGCCGCCTTCACTCGATCAAGAAGAGCCGTCACGGTATGCCCATGGGCTTCAAGTCCGACGGCATCAATACAGGAGTCAGGTCCGATGCCACCTGTGCGATAGTTGATTTCGTCGAGAATCCCGTCACCCTCGTCAAAGTTGATGGTCTCCGCCCCAGCGTCTCGTGCCATTTTTAATCGCCCTTCGTAATGGTCTATACTGATCACTCTTTCTGCCCCTAACATAAATGCAGAACGGATTGCCATTTGACCCACGGGACCAGCGCCCCAGATCGCAACGGTATCTCCACGTTTAATATTTGCATTCTCTGCAGCCATGTAACCGGTCGGAAAAATATCACTCAGGAATAAGACTTTCTCATCGGGAATTCCCGCAGGAATGACCAATGAGTTCGTATCCACAAAAGGAACGCGAATGAATTCAGCCTGACCGCCGGCATATCCTCCGTAGATGTGCGAATATCCAAAAAGAGCTGATCCACCATGCGCGTACATCGTATCGGCAATCACTGCGTTGGGATTGGTGTTCTCACAAAAAGAATATTCATCATCACTACAGTGAGAACAGTGACCACAAGCGATATCAAAAGGGATGACAATTTTATCTCCAACTTTGACGGTGGACACCATTGGTCCGACTTCGACAACTTCTCCCATAGTTTCATGACCCATGATATCGCCCTTTTGCATCGTCGGAATATAACCATCATAAAGATGGAGATCCGATCCACAAATGGCGGCCGTGGTCACTTTGATAATGGCATCGTGCGGATTAAGAATTCGAGGGTCTTTCACATTTTTAACTTGGATGGAGTGTTTTCCTTCCCAACATAGTGCTTTCATAAATTCTCCTTTTTTATTAGTGGGTCGTTATTAAATCTTCGGAGCGACCGCTGGGTTGGCCTTCGGTCGTTGGCACTTCACCCGTTTCCATAAACGCTTTTAAACGACGTAAAATAATATAAGCCTTTGACTCTGAGTCTTTCAGCATCAGTTTTGTCACCGCATCTTTTATCTCCTCCAGTGATCCATCCAACTTAAATTTGAGAGCGACAATAGTTCCGCGCTTGGCTTGAGCTTTAACCATAGCAAAAGCCCCGATCACTTTAATATTGTCGGTAGTTGTTCCGCTCCAAATCACCAACTCCTGAGTCCGTTGAAGTGTGATTTGACAATGACTGATGTCTTTCATAAAACCCGAATAGTGACGTGAATCCGTAAGAAACTTATAGACGTCTTCAATCGGCTTGGAAATGGTCGTCATTTGTGGACGAACTTTTTGAAAGTCGTGATCGAATAAATCTTGAGGAAAAATCTCCGCAATCATGATGGGCTTTGCCTGCGATCGCGGAGAAGTCTTCCGACTTTTCTGATAAATTAAATTTTGATCCATTTTGCCTCCTTGAGAGGGAAGTTAGTCCCAAAATTAGAACTAATTCCCTAATATAAAGAAGGTAGGTGCACAGAGTGTGCCCTAAAAAAAATTATAAGAATCCCACTCAATATTCAGCGTCGACGAACTGCCCCATGACTGAGCTACGGATCAGCGGGAAAGGGATTTTGACAACCTTTGACATGGTCCGAGAGGGTGCTGAAAAGTTCTGTACTGTTGATAGGCTTAGTTAGATGTCCGTTGCATCCGACCGAATGAGTGAGTTCTCGCTCCTCGGCCATAGCATGGGCAGTTAAAGCGACAATAGGTTTACTGTAGCCTGACCCTCGCAAAATTCGAGTGGCTTCATAACCATCCATCAGTGGCATTTGAATATCCATAAGAACAATATCAAAGTTCTTTTCATTCGTTCTCTCTAAAACTTGCACCCCATTACTGACAACTTCAACGTTAGCGCCAGTTTTTTCTAGAATTTTTTTAATAATATACTGATTGTCAGGACAATCCTCGGCTAACAGGATGTTCACGCCACAAAGATCTGGAATAAAATCTTGAGGCATTGCGATTTTAAAAGGGCTTTTATTGCTCTTTGGTCCTCTCGCCTTAAAAGTAATTGAAAATGTGCTCCCCGATTTCTTTATATTTTCCCGAATTTGAATATCTCCACCCAAAGCTCGAGCTAACCTACGCGAAAGAGCTAAACCTAGCCCGGTTCCACCAAATCTCCGATTGGTACTTGTCTCAGCCTGCGCGAAGGGCTCAAACAATTTTTCTCTTTGATCGTGAGTAAGGCCAATTCCCGTGTCAACCACGTCAATCGTAAAATTATGCCAATCCTCGTCTGAGGAAGAGCTCACGGAAATAGTTACTCCTCCCTTGGATGTAAACTTAATCGCATTGCCGATAATGTTCACCAATACCTGCCGCAGCCTAACGGGGTCAGAGCAGATTAATTTTGGGACTTTATTATTGATGTTCAAAATCAAATACAACTGCTTCTCCCGCATCTGTTCGCGAAAAAGATCAATGACTTCGTCTAGCAGTACTACAAATGAAAACTCCACACATTCAATTTCTAGGCGGCCCGCCTCTACCTTAGATAAATCTAAAATATCGTCGATAATACGAGTCAGCGCCTTGCCGTTACGAGAAATGGTATCAATAAAACGAACTCTTTCGACGTTTGTAACATTGGAATCCTTTAATAAATCTGTAAATCCTATTATGGCTCCGAGGGGAGTGCGAATCTCGTGGCTCATATTTGCGAGAAAAGCCGATTTAACCTTGTTGGCCCGTTCGGCCTCGTCTTTCGCTTCCTTTAAATTTTCGGCGGCTCGTTTTTTCTCGGTCACATTTATTGTTATTCCAGTAAGACGGTAGGGCTTACCGAGTTTATTGCAATAAGCTCTGCCCTTCGCATTGATCCAGATGATTTCTCCGCTGGGTCTCACGACGCGATACTCGACATCGTAGGGAAGATTTTGAAAGGTCGCCTTCTGAATTTCGTCCCAGATCCGATCTCGATCATCCCGATGAATTCGAGCGAGAGATTCTTCTAATGAATGTTTATAGCTCGACGGATCAATCCCCCAATCATTCATCAGAGTCTCGCTGATGTCGGCGTAACCCGTTTCCGCGTTCCAGTCCCAATAACCTATACTTCCTGAGATACTTAGGAGATCCCTAGTCTCACTTAACGAACAACGTAGCTCAGCATTTTCTGCTTCGAGAATACCTATTTTCTTCCTCAAACTAAGATTTTCATCTTGAATTCGAGAAGGAGAATTGTTGAGGTTTACCTCGGTCTTCATTGGTCTCCAGCTACTAAATAACCTTTATTTTATACATAGAACGATTCCACACTTTCAAGAAAATTGATAAATAGATTGAAATATCACGGTGAGCAAAATATCTTTTTACAGTTTATTAATAAAAACTAACTTATATCGACGATTAAGTATCGAATCTAGCGTTTTAAAGTCGCTCTGTTCTTCTCGAAAATTGCGATCAGTATAAGAAGAAATGCGAACAGGCGTAAAAGATAGACCCAACTGTTGGACTCGGCAATATTGGCATTCGCAGTAGCTCCATAAACCTCTCGAACTACGAGCAGCACAACGCGCTCAATCGCTAAAATCCAACTGGCAAAGCAGAAAAATAAAAAAAATCGGTCCTTTGACACGCGCCAAAATTTTAAAAAAAACAGACCCGACGCTGCGAAAGAGGCCATACATATTCCCGATAGAAAATCCGCGATGGGTAACATTATGTGACCTCCCAAATCAAACCAAACAGCAGAAGCATTCCACCTGCAGCGCTACAAACATTTCTCCACATCGGACCTTGAAAATCCGTATTCGGGAGCAATATGAGATCAATAAATAAAATCGTGTTACTAATAGCTAGGAAGCCGAAGCAACAACAACTCCACAATAAAAGTATAGTCGGGGTTCTCTTGTAACCCATAAATAGCATGATCGCGCAGGCTGTACTCATGAGCGCACATAAAATGTAAACGATTTCAGCCATCTTCATCCTCATTTTTTTTGGGGTCCGAACCAATGACAAAAGCATCCGCGAAGTTTCTGGCTCGCTTCATCGGAGAGAAGATCAGTTGGAGAACCGTGTGTTTCCGAACCTTGTAAATTTCCACGAGATCATCAATCAATCGCTCTAATTCTGGTGTCTTTGGACGATAGGCAAAGGAGATGGAATCTTCGCTCGCTTCGATAATTCCTATAGAGCGCAATACAGTGAATCGATTGGAGACCGAGGCCGCGCTGGTGCGTAGCTCATCTGAAATAGAGCGTGCGGTCCACCATTTGTCTTTATGCTGCCGCATGAGAACAATCATTTCCAGCTGCTCGACGGAATCGATATGGGAGAAAAGAAACTGTTTAATCTCTTCCAAAACATCCATACTCAATTCATTTCTCTCATTTCTGTGGGCGCCCGGCGACAATGCTGAGCAATCCGTTGAAGTAACTGTTCCCGATGGACCGGCTTAGTCAGATGATCATCGCACCCCGCCGCCAGGCTGCGCTCCCGCTCCTCTTTGAGCGCGTGGGCCGTCAGTGCTAAAATAGGTTTCACATAATTTAAACTCCGAAGCTGTCGTGTCGCCTGATAACCGTCGAGAACAGGCATTTGAATATCCATGAGCACAATATCAAAATTACCATCTAAGGCGAGATCTACAGCCTGTTGACCATTGTCAGCGAGCTGAACCTTGGCGCCCGCGAGACTCAAAAAGTGAGAGATTAATGTTTGATTGTCTGGGGAGTCTTCGGCCAATAACACTTTCACTCCGCTTAAGAGATCTCCGACTAGTCGAGGCACCGGCGTATCCTCGCGATGAAGGGTACCTACACGATCCACAAACTTTATATCGTTGAGCGATCCCGTATCCAGAGTAATAATAAAAGTACTTCCCTTATTAAGAGCACTTTCACTCAGCACGACATCGCCACCCAGCTTGTTGGCCAATTTTCGAGAGAGCGCAAGTCCCAACCCGGTCCCCCCATATTTTCTCGTCGTCGAACTGTCCGCCTGAATAAAGGGTTTAAATAATTTCGCGGCCTGCTCCTCGGTGATCCCTAGCCCCTCATCGGTCACGGCGATTTGCAGCAATCCCTGACCTTGTGCGTTTTTTGTGGCCTTCACCTGAATCTTAACTTCGCCCTTTTCGGTAAATTTTATGGCGTTACCGACAACATTCATCATGATCTGTCTGAGGCGCATGGGATCTGAATTTATCACGGTCGGAATGGATGTCTCTAGAGTGGCCGAGAGTCGAATGCCTTTCTCCTCGGCCTGATGCTGAAAAGATTGAATGGAATTAAAAAGAAAATCCGGTAATGAAAAAGGCGCCCTTTCGATCTGAATGTGTCCAGCCTCAATCTTCGAAAGATCTAGAACATCACCGATGAGTCGTGACAACAGCTCGCCATTTTTCTGGATGGTGGCGAGATAAAGATCTCGATCGGCGGAACTGATCTCTGGCGCCGCCAATAGTTCAGAAAATCCGAGCACCACTCCTAAGGGGGTTCGAATCTCATGACTCATGTTCGCCAGAAAATTACTTTTAGCTTGATTCGCGGCCAGGGACTCTTCCTTGGCGCGAATCAAATCCTTTTCGATGTTCTTCATGTCGTCGATGTCGGTACAAGTGACGACCCAAGAGCCCGACTCCCCGGTGACGTAGGGGTCAAGAACTCCGCGTAAAATATGCCAGCGATAACTATTGTCCTCGTTACGCAAAAGTCGGCACTCGGCTTCGAAATTTGTGGCGCCCAAAGCGTCGCTCGAGAATTTCTCGAGGATGTGGGATAAATCTTCGGGAAAAATCGCCAACTGCCAGCCACTACCACTGCTCTGCTCTAAAGTGAGACCCGAGTAATCCGTCCATACCCGGTTGCAATAATCTAAAGTGCCATCGGATTGAAACTTCCATATAATATGTGGAATGGAGTCAGCGAGATGACGATATCTCTTAAGTCCATCCAGTTGAAGTGTGGTGATTTGCCGAGCACGATCGCGAACTTCGCTCTGACGAATCAATTCCGCCTGTTCGCGGAGCTGTCGATTTTTAAGATAAAGTTCAACGAAAGCCGCAACTTTAAGATCTAAAATAAATGCATCAAAAGGTTTAAATATATAATCAACGGCGCCCGACTGATACCCTCGATGAACAAATTCTTCTTCCTTGTTAATCGCAGTCACAAAGATGATAGGAATATCTTTTGATCGCTCACGTTGCTTGATTAAACTCACCGTTTCAAAACCATCCATGCCAGGCATCTGCACATCCATCAGAATGACTGCAAAATCATACTTTAAAACAGCGGAGAGCGCTTCGTTCCCACTACTTGCTTTGACCAAATTGTAATTGGGTCGGCGAAGTACGGCCTCGAGCGAGAGCAAGCCCTCCTCGTGATCATCCACGAGGAGAATGTTCACTTTACCATCAATGGACATTGCTCTTCTCAGTCTGCTGTTTTTTAAGCCAAATATTCATCAATGATAGCAATTTTTGCGCGTCAACCGGCTTGGTGATGTAATCGGAAGCACCGGCTTCGATGCACTTCTCACGATCCCCTTTCATGGCTTTGGCAGTTAAAGTAATTATCGGAAGCTCTTGGAACTGTTGCATCTCACGAATGCGACGGGTGGCTTCGATTCCGTCCATCTCGGGCATCATCACATCCATCAAAATCAAATCGAAATCCGATTTCTCTTGAAGCATTTGCAAGCCGACCTTTCCATTCTCGGCGTAGCTGACAATCATACCACGAGCCTCGAGCACGCTGGTTAAAGCAAAAATGTTTCTCATGTCATCGTCCACGAGGAGAACTTTTTTCCCTCCGAAATCCGCATCATTCGGCAAATTGGGAATATCTTCTCTCACTTCCATTTTTTGGATAGTTCGCTCTTCAGCCGCTCCTTTGTAGCGCTGAGGCAAGTAAAGCGTAAAAGTACTACCGGTTCCCGGCGTGCTATGCACTTCAATATATCCTCCCAATAACAGAGCGATCTCGCGACTGATGGTTAACCCAAGACCGGTTCCACCGTATTTGCGACTGGTGGTTCCATCGGCTTGCTGAAAGGCCTCAAAGATCAGTTTTTGTTTATCTTCGGGAATTCCAATACCCGTATCAGTCACTGAGAACGCCAATACTCGTTTCGCTTGATTTAAGCTATCCATCGGAAAGACTCGGTGCTTATCCGCTAAAGTCACCATCATCGTGACCTTTCCTTCCGACGTAAACTTAAACGCATTGGATAAGAGATTCTTTAAAATCTGATGTAAACGATTATTATCAGTGAACATCTGCTTAGGAACTCCCTGCGAAATGTCCACAGAGAAATCCAGAGATTTATGTTGAGCCACAGGGCGGAAGTTTTGCTCCACATTTTCTGCGAGATCGCTGAGAGTGATCTCTCGAGGCTCGATCGGCATTTTTCCAGCCTCCACCTTAGAAAGATCAAGGATCTCGTTGATGAGAGACAGAAGATCGTTGCCCGCGGAGTAAACCGTGTTGGCAAACTTCACCTGCTCGCTCGTCAGATTCTTCTCTTTATTTTCGGCGAGAGACTTCGACAAAATTAAAAGACTGTTGAGCGGCGTGCGTAACTCATGGGACATGTTGGCAAGGAATTCCGACTTGTACTTCGAAATCAAGGACAGCTGCTCGGCTTTCTCCTCCAGAGACAAACTGGCTTGCTCGACTTCGTTATTCTTCACTTCAAGAAGCTTCGCCTTGTCTTCCAACTCCTTAGCTTGAGCTTCGAGCTCGGCATTAGATCTTTGAAGCTCTTGGAGGAGTTCTTCCGTTCTCATAGAGCTTGAGATCATATTTAAGATAACGCCAATCGAATCCATCAATTGATCTAAAAAATTCAAATAGTTCGGAGAGAATCGCGTAAACGACGCAAGTTCAATCACCGCCTTCAATTCACCTTCGAAGAGAACGGGCAGAACCACAACGCTCAATGGTTTCGCCTCACCGAGGCTCGATGCAACGTAAACGTAATCATCGGGAACATGAGTCAGTAAAATCTGCTTTTTCTCAAAGGCACACTGACCTACAAGGCCCTCTTTCATTTTATATTTACTCGCCACATTTTTACGGACCGTAAAGCCATAGCTTGCCACAAGATGGAGAGCCGGCTCACCGTCCTCTTGCTCCATCATAAAAAATGTACCGTGTTGCGCATCAATCAACGGAGTCAGTTCAGACATAATGAGCTGAGCGACCGCAGTGATGCTTCTTTGACCTTGCATCATTCCCGAAAACTTCGCGAGGTTGGTCTTTAACCAATCCTGCTCGGTGTTTTTCTGAGTCGTATCCTTTAAATTCGCGATCATCTGGTTAATATTATTTTTAAGAGCGGCAACCTCTCCCTGCGCATCCACTGTCACAGATCGAGTTAAATCTCCTTCGGTCACCGCCGTGGACACCTCTGCAATCGCGCGAACCTGAGACGTCAAATTTCCTGCGAGCTGATTCACGTTATCCGTTAAATCTTTCCATGTTCCTGCGGCACCTGGAACTTTCGCCTGACCCCCGAGCTTTCCTTCAATTCCCACCTCGCGAGCCACTGTGGTCACCTGATCGGCAAATGTTCTTAAAGTGTCGGTCATGTTATTGATCGTTTCTGCGAGAGCGGCCACTTCCCCTTTCGCTTCGAGAACGAACTTTTGATTCAAATCCCCGTTAGCGACTGCCGTCACGACCTTAATAATCCCTCGCACTTGGGACGTAAGGTTGGTCGCCATAAAGTTCACGTTATCCGTGAGATCTTTCCAAGTTCCTGCAACACCCGGCACGCGTGCTTGCGCTCCAAGCTTTCCTTCGATACCCACTTCGCGTGCGACCGTAGTCACTTGATCGGCAAATGTTCTTAAAGTATCGACCATGGAATTCATTGTTTCTGCGAGGGCCGCCACTTCCCCTTTTGCTTCGAGAACGAACTTTTGATTTAAATCTCCGTTAGCAACCGAAGTGACCACTTTAATAATTCCGCGAACCTGTTTCGTCAGGTTTGAGGCCATAAAGTTCACGTTATCAGTAAGATCCTTCCAAGTTCCAGAAACACCTTTCACATCCGCCTGTCCACCCAGTTTTCCTTCGGTTCCCACCTCTTTCGCCACCCGAGTCACTTCCGAAGCGAACGATGATAACTGATCAACCATCTTATTGATCACATCTTTGATCTGAAGAATTTCGCCTTTAGCATCCACAGTGATCTTTTGCCCCAGATCTCCATTAGCAATGGAGGTTGCAACTTTAGAAACGTCGCGAAGTTGAACTGTTAAGTTTGAGGCCATCGCGTTCACGTTGTCTGTGAGATCTTTCCAAGTTCCAGAAACGCCTTTCACTTCGGCTTGGCCCCCAAGTTTACCTTCGGTTCCCACCTCTTTCGCCACGCGAGTCACTTCCGCGGCGAAGGAGTTCAACTGATCGACCATGGTGTTAATCGTATTTTTAAGCTCGAGGATTTCTCCTTTAACATCCACCGTGATCTTCTGAGATAAATCGCCCTTTGCAACCGCGGTGGTGACCTTGGCAATATTTCGAACTTGGTTCGTTAAGTTACCAGCAAGAACGTTCACGTTGTCTGTTAAATCTTTCCATGTCCCGGAAACCCCTTTCACATCGGCTTGCCCACCCAGCTTTCCTTCGGTTCCCACTTCTTTCGCCACGCGAGTCACTTCCGAGGAGAAAGAGCGAAGTGTATCCACCATGGTATTGATTGTATTTTTGAGTTCGAAGATTTCACCACGGGCATCCACCGTAATTTTCTGGGATAAATCACCGTTCGCGACCGCGGTGGTGACCTTGGCAATGTTACGAACCTGTGACGTTAAGTTTCCGGCGAGTTGATTCACGTTGTCCGTGAGATCTTTCCAAGTTCCAGAAACCCCCTTCACCTGCGCTTGTCCACCGAGTTTTCCCTCAGTTCCCACTTCTTTTGCAACACGTGTCACCTCTGCGGCAAATGAGGACAACTGATCCACCATGGTATTGATCGTGCTCTTCAGTTCGAGGATCTCTCCACGAGCGTCCACCGTAATTTTTTGGGATAAATCACCTTTTGCAACTGCGGTCGTCACCTTTGCGATATTCCGAACCTGGTTGGTTAAATTCCCCGCAAGGACATTCACGTTATCTGTTAAATCTTTCCAAGTTCCAGAAACACCTTTCACATCCGCCTGTCCACCCAGTTTTCCTTCGGTTCCCACCTCTTTCGCCACCCGAGTCACTTCCGAAGCGAACGATGATAACTGATCCACCATCTTATTAATCACGTCTTTAATCTGTAAGATCTCTCCGCGAACATCCACTGTAATCTTCTGTCCGAGATCTCCGTTGGCAATGGCCGTCGCAACCTTAGAAACGTCGCGAAGTTGAACTGTTAAGTTTGAGGCCATCGCATTCACGTTATCTGTGAGATCTTTCCAAGTTCCAGAAACACCTTTCACATCGGCTTGCCCACCCAGGCGGCCTTCGGTTCCCACTTCCTTCGAAACACGCGTGACTTCTGCGGCGAAAGAGCGAAGAGTTTCCACCATCGTATTGATGGTGTCTTTGAGCTCAAGGATTTCCCCTTTCGCATCCACGGTGATTTTCTGAGACAAATCGCCATTGGCCACCGCCGTCGTCACTTTCGCGATGTTACGAACCTGGGCGGTCAAATTGTTTGCAAGACCATTCACATTATCTGTGAGATCGCGCCATGTTCCCGAAACGCCTTTGACATCCGCTTGTCCACCGAGGCGGCCTTCGGTTCCCACTTCTTTCGCCACCCGAGTCACCTCTGCGGCGAAGGAACGAAGCGTATCCACCATGGTATTGATCGTGTTTTTTAACTCTAAGATTTCTCCGCGAGCGTCGACAGTAATTTTTTGTGATAAATCGCCATTAGCAACAGCGGTCGTCACTTTCGCGATATTACGAACCTGAGCAGTCAAATTGTTTGCAAGACCATTCACGTTGTCAGTTAAATCTTTCCAGGTTCCTGAAACACCTTTAACATCCGCTTGTCCACCGAGGCGGCCTTCGGTTCCCACTTCCTTCGCCACCCGAGTCACCTCTGCAGCGAAAGACGACAACTGATCCACCATGACGTTGATGGTATTTTTAAGTTCGTAGACCTCGCCCTTTGCATCCACCGTAATTTTTTGTGATAAATCGCCTTTCGCCACCGCCGTGGTCACTTTAGCGATGTTACGAACCTGAGAAGTTAAATTCCCGGCGAGCTGATTCACGTTATCTGTAAGATCTTTCCAAATTCCAGAAGCCCCTTTCACGTCAGCCTGTCCACCGAGTTTTCCCTCGGTTCCCACCTCTTTCGCCACTCGAGTCACCTCTGATGCGAAGGAGTTCAACTGGTCCGTCATCAAATTCACTGTCGTACCGATACGATAAAACTCCCCTTTGACCGGGCGCCCATCTATCTCCAATGACATTTTCTGAGACAAATCTCCTTTGGCCACTGAAGTGATCACCCGTGCGAATTCATTCGTTGGCTGAACAAGATCTCCAATGATCGTGTTAAAGGATTCCACCGTGGTCGCCCATGCGCCTTTCACAATCCCGATGGTCGCACGTTCGTTCATTCGACCTTCCTGGCCCACCATTTTACTGACGCGTAAAAATTCTTCCGCCATGTTTCTATTAATTTCGACGATATCGTTGAGCACCTCACCCACTTCCGAAATCAATCCATCGGTCGCCGCAGAATAATGAACATCAAAGTTTCCTTGCCGAACGGCTTTCACCATTTGTAGAAGAGCACGAAGCTGATCTCGCTCGGAAGTGGGAACAAGAGTAGCGGCGCTGCCGGCACTATAACTGTAGTGACTGATTTTCTTCTGACCTCTACCGTTTCGTCGATGAATGGATTCCTCTGGAGACATCTCGGCGGACTGAGGAATAGGTGTTTCCTTAAGATTGGAGTGACTTGCCGTCGCTTTCTTTTTAGAGCGAAGTAATTTCGTTTTACCTTTTTCCAAAGGTAGAGACGATCCTGACATAACTTACCCCCATATTACATGGTCTGTTGGCGAGACAAAGGAGATGGTTCTTGAGCTTTCAACCGACAAGCCTGAAGCATCCTACTTCCCATTCCCCGCTTGTTTTTTCCGCGCTTATTGCGCAGAAGTTTTTTCTCTGCCTATTTCGTTAACATTTATCAATTTTTCCAAAGAAGAAATTTGCAAGATCTGTTCCGGTCATAAAACCAAAATAAAGTGGGGCAAATTAATAATACTCAGTTGTTTTGGGGCATAGTTCCCTGATATCGGGGAATTATTAAACATATTCAGGATCCAGATCTGCTTAGAAAATAATCAAAAAGAGGAGTCGGGTGACTTTAAAAACTCCAACTCTTCGCTGGTCGAGGTTCTGCCCAAAATCGAATTTCGATGGGGATAACGGCCAAACTTTT
Proteins encoded:
- a CDS encoding HAMP domain-containing protein — its product is MSGSSLPLEKGKTKLLRSKKKATASHSNLKETPIPQSAEMSPEESIHRRNGRGQKKISHYSYSAGSAATLVPTSERDQLRALLQMVKAVRQGNFDVHYSAATDGLISEVGEVLNDIVEINRNMAEEFLRVSKMVGQEGRMNERATIGIVKGAWATTVESFNTIIGDLVQPTNEFARVITSVAKGDLSQKMSLEIDGRPVKGEFYRIGTTVNLMTDQLNSFASEVTRVAKEVGTEGKLGGQADVKGASGIWKDLTDNVNQLAGNLTSQVRNIAKVTTAVAKGDLSQKITVDAKGEVYELKNTINVMVDQLSSFAAEVTRVAKEVGTEGRLGGQADVKGVSGTWKDLTDNVNGLANNLTAQVRNIAKVTTAVANGDLSQKITVDARGEILELKNTINTMVDTLRSFAAEVTRVAKEVGTEGRLGGQADVKGVSGTWRDLTDNVNGLANNLTAQVRNIAKVTTAVANGDLSQKITVDAKGEILELKDTINTMVETLRSFAAEVTRVSKEVGTEGRLGGQADVKGVSGTWKDLTDNVNAMASNLTVQLRDVSKVATAIANGDLGQKITVDVRGEILQIKDVINKMVDQLSSFASEVTRVAKEVGTEGKLGGQADVKGVSGTWKDLTDNVNVLAGNLTNQVRNIAKVTTAVAKGDLSQKITVDARGEILELKSTINTMVDQLSSFAAEVTRVAKEVGTEGKLGGQAQVKGVSGTWKDLTDNVNQLAGNLTSQVRNIAKVTTAVANGDLSQKITVDARGEIFELKNTINTMVDTLRSFSSEVTRVAKEVGTEGKLGGQADVKGVSGTWKDLTDNVNVLAGNLTNQVRNIAKVTTAVAKGDLSQKITVDVKGEILELKNTINTMVDQLNSFAAEVTRVAKEVGTEGKLGGQAEVKGVSGTWKDLTDNVNAMASNLTVQLRDVSKVATSIANGDLGQKITVDAKGEILQIKDVINKMVDQLSSFASEVTRVAKEVGTEGKLGGQADVKGVSGTWKDLTDNVNFMASNLTKQVRGIIKVVTSVANGDLNQKFVLEAKGEVAALAETMNSMVDTLRTFADQVTTVAREVGIEGKLGAQARVPGVAGTWKDLTDNVNFMATNLTSQVRGIIKVVTAVANGDLNQKFVLEAKGEVAALAETINNMTDTLRTFADQVTTVAREVGIEGKLGGQAKVPGAAGTWKDLTDNVNQLAGNLTSQVRAIAEVSTAVTEGDLTRSVTVDAQGEVAALKNNINQMIANLKDTTQKNTEQDWLKTNLAKFSGMMQGQRSITAVAQLIMSELTPLIDAQHGTFFMMEQEDGEPALHLVASYGFTVRKNVASKYKMKEGLVGQCAFEKKQILLTHVPDDYVYVASSLGEAKPLSVVVLPVLFEGELKAVIELASFTRFSPNYLNFLDQLMDSIGVILNMISSSMRTEELLQELQRSNAELEAQAKELEDKAKLLEVKNNEVEQASLSLEEKAEQLSLISKYKSEFLANMSHELRTPLNSLLILSKSLAENKEKNLTSEQVKFANTVYSAGNDLLSLINEILDLSKVEAGKMPIEPREITLSDLAENVEQNFRPVAQHKSLDFSVDISQGVPKQMFTDNNRLHQILKNLLSNAFKFTSEGKVTMMVTLADKHRVFPMDSLNQAKRVLAFSVTDTGIGIPEDKQKLIFEAFQQADGTTSRKYGGTGLGLTISREIALLLGGYIEVHSTPGTGSTFTLYLPQRYKGAAEERTIQKMEVREDIPNLPNDADFGGKKVLLVDDDMRNIFALTSVLEARGMIVSYAENGKVGLQMLQEKSDFDLILMDVMMPEMDGIEATRRIREMQQFQELPIITLTAKAMKGDREKCIEAGASDYITKPVDAQKLLSLMNIWLKKQQTEKSNVH
- a CDS encoding DUF924 domain-containing protein — translated: MDFQLDYELKHLAILKKFGRYPHRNSILGRTSTSEELEFLKSPDSSF